One region of Pseudomonas sp. ABC1 genomic DNA includes:
- a CDS encoding gamma-glutamyl-gamma-aminobutyrate hydrolase family protein — MTRSPLIGVSACSRKLDDHDFHIAGDKYLRAAALEGLPLVIPTLESLRLEDLLAMVDGLLFTGSPSNVEPLHYRGPDSAPGTLHDRARDDLTLPLIRAAVDAGIPVFGICRGFQEMNVAFGGSLHQKVHELPGYLDHREDPDAPLSVQYGFSHDLLPEPGGLLERLGVAQRCQVNSLHSQGIDRLGEGLRVEARAPDGLIEAISVESARTFALGVQWHPEWNVQAVPHYLALFRGFADACRLHAEQR, encoded by the coding sequence ATGACTCGCTCACCCCTGATCGGTGTATCCGCCTGTAGCCGCAAGCTCGACGATCACGACTTCCATATCGCTGGCGACAAGTACCTGCGCGCCGCTGCGCTGGAGGGGTTGCCGCTGGTGATTCCGACCCTGGAATCGCTGCGGCTGGAAGACCTGCTGGCGATGGTCGATGGACTGTTGTTCACCGGCTCGCCGTCCAATGTGGAGCCGCTGCACTACCGGGGGCCGGACAGTGCGCCAGGCACGCTGCATGACCGCGCGCGCGACGACCTGACCCTGCCCCTGATCCGCGCGGCGGTGGACGCCGGTATCCCGGTCTTCGGTATCTGCCGTGGCTTCCAGGAGATGAACGTGGCGTTCGGCGGCAGCCTGCACCAGAAGGTGCATGAACTGCCCGGCTACCTCGACCATCGCGAAGACCCCGATGCACCGTTGTCGGTGCAGTACGGTTTCAGCCACGACCTGCTGCCGGAACCGGGAGGCCTGCTGGAGCGCCTGGGCGTGGCGCAGCGCTGCCAGGTCAATTCGCTGCACAGCCAGGGTATCGACCGCCTGGGCGAGGGGTTGCGGGTCGAAGCGCGGGCGCCGGATGGATTGATCGAAGCCATTTCCGTCGAGTCCGCACGCACCTTCGCGCTCGGCGTACAGTGGCACCCAGAGTGGAACGTGCAGGCGGTCCCGCATTATCTGGCCCTGTTCCGGGGCTTCGCCGACGCCTGCCGTTTGCACGCAGAACAACGCTGA